The following proteins are co-located in the Neomonachus schauinslandi chromosome 8, ASM220157v2, whole genome shotgun sequence genome:
- the MPC1 gene encoding mitochondrial pyruvate carrier 1 isoform X1, which yields MAGALVRRAADYVRSKDFRDYLMSTHFWGPVANWGLPIAAINDMKKSPEIISGRMTFALCCYSLTFMRFAYKVQPRNWLLFACHATNEVAQLIQGGRLLKHEMSKKASV from the exons ATGGCGGGCGCGCTGGTGCGGAGGGCGGCGGACTATGTCCGGAGCAAGGACTTTCGGGACTACCTCATGAG TACG CATTTCTGGGGCCCTGTAGCCAACTGGGGTCTTCCCATTGCTGCCATCAATGACATGAAAAAGTCTCCAGAGATTATCAGTGGGCGGATGACATTTG CTCTCTGTTGTTACTCCTTGACGTTCATGAGATTTGCCTACAAGGTTCAGCCTCGAAACTGGCTTCTGTTTGCTTGCCACGCCACGAACGAAGTAGCCCAGCTCATCCAGGGAGGACGCCTTCTCAAGCACGA GATGAGTAAAAAGGCATCAGTGTAA
- the MPC1 gene encoding mitochondrial pyruvate carrier 1 isoform X2, with protein sequence MAGALVRRAADYVRSKDFRDYLMSTHFWGPVANWGLPIAAINDMKKSPEIISGRMTFALCCYSLTFMRFAYKVQPRNWLLFACHATNEVAQLIQGGRLLKHEMSKKASV encoded by the exons ATGGCGGGCGCGCTGGTGCGGAGGGCGGCGGACTATGTCCGGAGCAAGGACTTTCGGGACTACCTCATGAG TACT CATTTCTGGGGCCCTGTAGCCAACTGGGGTCTTCCCATTGCTGCCATCAATGACATGAAAAAGTCTCCAGAGATTATCAGTGGGCGGATGACATTTG CTCTCTGTTGTTACTCCTTGACGTTCATGAGATTTGCCTACAAGGTTCAGCCTCGAAACTGGCTTCTGTTTGCTTGCCACGCCACGAACGAAGTAGCCCAGCTCATCCAGGGAGGACGCCTTCTCAAGCACGA GATGAGTAAAAAGGCATCAGTGTAA